The Aeromicrobium sp. Leaf245 genome includes a region encoding these proteins:
- a CDS encoding 4'-phosphopantetheinyl transferase superfamily protein, with protein sequence MRVDLWWATVAPGERRPGQQLLERAAAERLGRADVEVVRTCPGCGSSGHGQPVVTDEPALGLSLAHAGGLALVAVVQGARVGVDMEPLDTDVEHLADVALGPHDAPAPTSSALLRTWTRKEAVLKAVGVGLAADPSQLAVSAAHDPAELVSWSVVDVADPRPVHLVDLGPAHGVPAGVVASLAVTGTSRGPDVVVRSRSAGP encoded by the coding sequence GTGCGCGTCGATCTCTGGTGGGCCACGGTCGCCCCCGGCGAGCGGCGCCCCGGTCAGCAGCTGCTGGAGCGCGCGGCGGCCGAGCGTCTCGGCCGCGCCGACGTGGAGGTCGTGCGGACGTGCCCCGGGTGCGGCTCGAGCGGCCACGGGCAGCCGGTCGTCACCGACGAGCCCGCCCTCGGCCTGTCACTGGCGCACGCCGGTGGGCTCGCCCTCGTCGCGGTCGTGCAAGGAGCCCGGGTCGGGGTCGACATGGAGCCGCTCGACACCGACGTCGAGCACCTGGCCGACGTCGCCCTCGGGCCGCACGACGCCCCTGCACCGACGTCGTCGGCACTGCTGCGCACGTGGACCCGCAAGGAGGCCGTGCTGAAGGCGGTCGGTGTGGGGCTCGCCGCGGACCCGTCCCAGCTGGCGGTGTCCGCGGCTCACGACCCTGCGGAGCTCGTCTCGTGGTCGGTCGTCGACGTCGCCGACCCGCGGCCGGTCCACCTGGTCGACCTCGGTCCCGCGCACGGGGTGCCCGCGGGCGTGGTGGCCTCCCTGGCCGTCACTGGTACGTCACGAGGTCCGGACGTGGTCGTACGTTCCAGGTCTGCCGGGCCGTGA
- a CDS encoding MarR family winged helix-turn-helix transcriptional regulator yields MTETPALAREPAAARVDLGQALGAVLRRYLDAAHDAVAELPGGPRGFQVLSLAGQGECSNQATLAASLGIDRTVMTYLVDDLERAGLVERRPDPADRRARQVVLRSDGETVLRETTDRIQEVERSVLAGLSADEADVFRSLLARVAADAPADHSLCSADPPAC; encoded by the coding sequence ATGACCGAGACCCCTGCCCTCGCACGGGAACCCGCCGCCGCGCGGGTCGACCTCGGCCAGGCTCTCGGCGCGGTGCTGCGGCGCTACCTCGACGCGGCCCACGACGCCGTGGCCGAGCTGCCCGGTGGACCGCGGGGGTTCCAGGTGCTGTCGCTCGCCGGTCAGGGGGAGTGCAGCAACCAGGCCACGCTCGCCGCGAGCCTGGGCATCGACCGCACCGTCATGACCTACCTGGTCGACGACCTCGAGCGCGCCGGCCTGGTGGAGCGCCGGCCGGACCCCGCTGACCGGCGAGCCCGTCAGGTCGTGCTGCGGTCGGACGGCGAGACGGTCCTGCGCGAGACGACCGATCGCATCCAGGAGGTCGAGCGCAGCGTGCTGGCCGGCCTGTCCGCCGACGAGGCCGACGTCTTCAGGTCGCTGCTGGCGCGTGTCGCGGCCGACGCACCCGCGGACCACTCGCTCTGCTCGGCCGACCCGCCGGCGTGCTGA
- a CDS encoding FMN-dependent NADH-azoreductase, translating to MTTIFRLDSSIRVEGSTSRAVADTLEAAIVEAEGDGVTVTRRDVGTQPLDGSLWATSAFAGFVPEESWTPEQRAAKAQAAQLADEVVEADVLIIATPLYNFGVSAHLKLWIDTVISDPRFAPGTETVKGKPAFLVVAKGGGYGEGTPRAGWDHATAYLRRILEDVWGLDLDVIETELTLAEVTPQMAELRDLAREQLAESHEAARASGRSVTLKLRSAA from the coding sequence ATGACCACCATCTTCCGGCTGGACTCCAGCATCCGCGTCGAGGGCTCGACGAGCCGCGCCGTCGCCGACACCCTCGAGGCCGCCATCGTCGAGGCCGAGGGCGACGGGGTCACCGTCACCCGACGCGACGTCGGCACGCAGCCCCTCGACGGCTCGCTCTGGGCCACCTCCGCGTTCGCGGGCTTCGTGCCCGAGGAGTCGTGGACGCCCGAGCAGCGCGCGGCCAAGGCGCAGGCCGCGCAGCTCGCCGACGAGGTCGTCGAGGCGGACGTCCTGATCATCGCCACACCGCTCTACAACTTCGGCGTCTCGGCCCACCTCAAGCTCTGGATCGACACCGTCATCTCCGACCCGCGCTTCGCGCCCGGCACCGAGACGGTGAAGGGCAAGCCCGCCTTCCTCGTCGTCGCGAAGGGTGGCGGCTACGGCGAGGGAACCCCCCGCGCCGGCTGGGACCACGCGACGGCCTACCTGCGCCGCATCCTCGAGGACGTGTGGGGCCTCGACCTCGACGTCATCGAGACCGAGCTGACGCTCGCCGAGGTGACGCCCCAGATGGCCGAGCTCCGCGACCTCGCCCGCGAGCAGCTGGCCGAGTCGCACGAAGCCGCTCGCGCGAGCGGCCGCTCGGTGACGCTGAAGCTCCGGTCGGCGGCCTGA
- a CDS encoding MFS transporter, which yields MDRSRVAVSTGFLLQGFVFAAIVTQTPRQQDRFGLDEADVTLILVVVAAIAGLGSVLAGILATRRSSAAALTTSLVGIGVGAAAIGWAPSHPLLLAGFVVYGIALGGVDATMNMQGVRVEGLRGRSMMTGFHACWSIGGIVGAGYAALASRLDVSVAANLTVAAVLVVAAALVVRRDLVFDAPGSHVEDLVAAATVRVPWRPVLLFGLVICLFYAADTGTGTWSSVYLEDAMDASAGLVPLGYAAYQAGALVSRLCGDHLVRRAGAASVVAAGTALGLVGYVAVLVAPSAVAAVVAFFVVGLGLAVVAPLGFAALGAAVPPEAADAAIARMNIANYVGAILGGGLIGAVAEGGGLRWAFVVPLVLVAPILLLARSFGRADPAARRPADQTSPDPAPTDPT from the coding sequence GTGGACCGATCGCGCGTCGCCGTCAGCACTGGATTCCTGCTCCAGGGCTTCGTCTTCGCCGCGATCGTCACCCAGACGCCCCGTCAGCAGGACCGGTTCGGCCTCGACGAGGCGGACGTGACGCTGATCCTCGTCGTCGTCGCGGCGATCGCCGGCCTCGGCAGCGTGCTCGCCGGGATCCTCGCGACGCGACGGTCCAGTGCCGCGGCGCTCACCACGTCGCTCGTGGGCATCGGCGTGGGTGCTGCGGCCATCGGCTGGGCGCCCAGCCACCCGCTGCTGCTCGCGGGGTTCGTGGTCTACGGGATCGCTCTGGGCGGGGTGGACGCCACGATGAACATGCAAGGGGTCCGCGTGGAGGGGCTGCGCGGCCGCAGCATGATGACGGGGTTCCACGCCTGCTGGAGCATCGGCGGCATCGTGGGCGCCGGCTACGCGGCCCTGGCCTCGCGACTCGACGTCTCGGTCGCCGCGAACCTGACGGTGGCGGCGGTCCTCGTCGTCGCAGCCGCGCTGGTCGTGCGTCGCGACCTGGTCTTCGACGCTCCGGGCAGCCACGTCGAGGACCTCGTCGCGGCCGCGACGGTCCGCGTGCCGTGGCGGCCGGTGCTGCTGTTCGGCCTGGTCATCTGCCTGTTCTACGCCGCCGACACCGGCACGGGGACGTGGAGCAGCGTGTACCTGGAGGACGCGATGGACGCCTCGGCCGGGCTCGTCCCGCTCGGCTACGCCGCCTACCAGGCGGGCGCCCTGGTCTCCCGTCTCTGCGGCGACCACCTGGTGCGTCGCGCGGGCGCGGCCTCGGTGGTCGCCGCCGGGACGGCGCTCGGACTGGTCGGCTACGTCGCCGTGCTCGTCGCACCGTCGGCGGTGGCCGCGGTGGTCGCCTTCTTCGTGGTCGGTCTCGGGCTCGCGGTCGTCGCGCCGCTCGGCTTCGCCGCGCTCGGTGCCGCCGTGCCGCCCGAGGCCGCCGACGCGGCGATCGCCCGGATGAACATCGCCAACTACGTGGGGGCGATCCTCGGCGGCGGTCTGATCGGAGCGGTGGCCGAGGGCGGTGGTCTGCGCTGGGCCTTCGTCGTGCCGCTGGTGCTGGTGGCACCGATCCTCCTGCTGGCGCGCTCCTTCGGCCGGGCCGATCCCGCGGCGCGACGACCGGCCGACCAGACCTCCCCCGACCCGGCTCCCACCGACCCCACCTAG
- the erm gene encoding 23S ribosomal RNA methyltransferase Erm encodes MPTHRSQHGGRAELGQNDLHDPRTVEAIIRLVRRTRGPILEIGAGRGALTRPLADLGRPLTAVELDEHRVAALRRELPGVEVVHADATQHRFGPRSRVVVGNLPFHLTTPLLRKVLAAPVWTDAVLLVQWEVARKRAGVGGSTMMTAQTAPWFTFALHDRVPAAAFRPRPSVDGGLLVVRRRPEPLVPPTDQRRYAELVRRVFTGRGRGLAEVLARATSTPVATTRRWCVGAGVDPRGLPRDVSPEQWATLWRSASG; translated from the coding sequence ATGCCCACTCACCGTTCCCAGCACGGTGGCCGAGCCGAGCTCGGCCAGAACGACCTGCACGACCCTCGCACCGTCGAGGCGATCATCCGACTCGTGCGCCGCACCCGCGGGCCGATCCTCGAGATCGGCGCCGGACGAGGCGCCCTGACCCGTCCCCTCGCCGATCTCGGCCGGCCCCTCACCGCCGTGGAGCTCGACGAGCACCGGGTCGCCGCGCTCCGTCGGGAGCTGCCGGGCGTGGAGGTGGTGCACGCCGACGCCACGCAGCACCGGTTCGGACCCCGCAGCCGCGTGGTGGTCGGCAACCTGCCCTTCCACCTCACCACCCCGTTGCTGCGGAAGGTCCTGGCAGCACCCGTCTGGACCGATGCGGTCCTGCTCGTGCAGTGGGAGGTCGCTCGCAAGCGGGCCGGTGTGGGTGGGTCGACCATGATGACCGCCCAGACGGCCCCGTGGTTCACCTTCGCGCTGCACGACCGCGTCCCGGCCGCTGCGTTCCGTCCCCGCCCGAGCGTCGACGGTGGGCTGCTGGTGGTGCGGCGCCGACCGGAGCCGTTGGTCCCCCCGACGGACCAGCGGCGCTACGCCGAGCTGGTGCGGCGCGTGTTCACCGGCCGTGGCCGCGGGCTCGCCGAGGTGCTGGCGCGCGCCACGTCGACACCGGTCGCGACGACCCGACGGTGGTGCGTCGGTGCCGGGGTGGACCCGAGGGGGCTCCCGCGCGACGTCAGCCCCGAGCAGTGGGCCACGTTGTGGCGGTCGGCGTCGGGCTAG
- a CDS encoding MFS transporter, translating to MTTPRRRQLVTFTVLTLAVASFTLLQSLIIPVLPLIQDHFDTTQSTSTWVLTAYLLSASVCTPLLGRIGDAYGKKRMMVIVLVALAIGSLMAALAPSIGWLLVARVVQGLGGGVLPLSFGIIRDEFDDQRRGRALSVIASLAAVGFGVGIVLGGPIVEVLGYAWLFWLPMIATAIAALGAAFLVPESPVLTPGGIPATPAVLLAAWLVCLLLPVSQGNVWGWTSWPVLVLPALAVVLLVVWVVVELRADVPLIDMAMMRRRGVWTANLVAAGVGFGMFAAFGFLPQLLQTPTEAGYGFGATTTESGRLIAPSALASFLVGFVTAQLVARLGARTVILTGTLLNGLAFASIALFHDQTWQLYAAITVQGIGGGLVFSSLANVVIASVPAHQTGVASGMNANIRTIGGSIGSAVMAAIVTSSTGVGGFPLERGYTVGFLVLAGAMFVAALASLRIPDIRAVDQEAVEDSTDLADEPADASPAAVPVTSR from the coding sequence GTGACGACGCCGCGCCGACGTCAGCTCGTCACGTTCACCGTCCTCACCCTCGCCGTCGCGTCGTTCACGCTCCTGCAGTCGCTCATCATCCCGGTCCTGCCGCTGATCCAGGACCACTTCGACACCACCCAGAGCACCAGCACGTGGGTGCTCACCGCCTACCTGCTGTCCGCGTCGGTCTGCACGCCGCTGCTCGGCCGCATCGGCGACGCGTACGGCAAGAAGCGGATGATGGTCATCGTCCTCGTGGCGCTGGCGATCGGCTCGCTCATGGCGGCGCTCGCGCCCAGCATCGGCTGGCTGCTCGTGGCCCGCGTGGTGCAGGGACTCGGCGGCGGCGTGCTGCCGCTCTCGTTCGGCATCATCCGCGACGAGTTCGACGACCAGCGCCGCGGGCGCGCCCTCAGCGTCATCGCCTCCCTGGCCGCCGTGGGCTTCGGCGTCGGCATCGTGCTCGGCGGCCCGATCGTCGAGGTGCTCGGCTACGCCTGGCTGTTCTGGCTGCCGATGATCGCGACCGCGATCGCGGCGCTCGGGGCGGCGTTCCTCGTGCCGGAGTCGCCGGTCCTCACCCCCGGTGGCATCCCGGCGACGCCGGCCGTGCTGCTCGCCGCCTGGCTCGTCTGCCTGCTGCTGCCGGTCAGCCAGGGGAACGTGTGGGGCTGGACGTCGTGGCCCGTGCTCGTCCTCCCGGCGCTGGCCGTGGTCCTGCTCGTCGTCTGGGTCGTGGTCGAGCTGCGCGCCGACGTGCCGCTCATCGACATGGCGATGATGCGCCGGCGTGGTGTCTGGACCGCCAACCTGGTCGCGGCCGGCGTCGGCTTCGGCATGTTCGCGGCCTTCGGCTTCCTCCCGCAGCTGCTGCAGACCCCCACCGAGGCCGGGTACGGCTTCGGGGCCACGACCACCGAGTCGGGTCGGCTCATCGCACCGTCGGCGCTCGCGTCGTTCCTCGTCGGGTTCGTCACGGCCCAGCTCGTCGCCCGCCTCGGCGCCAGGACCGTGATCCTCACCGGCACGCTGCTCAACGGCCTCGCCTTCGCGTCCATCGCCCTGTTCCACGACCAGACCTGGCAGCTCTACGCGGCGATCACCGTGCAGGGCATCGGTGGTGGTCTGGTGTTCTCGAGCCTGGCCAACGTCGTGATCGCGTCGGTCCCGGCGCACCAGACCGGGGTGGCGAGCGGCATGAACGCCAACATCCGCACGATCGGCGGGTCCATCGGGTCCGCCGTCATGGCGGCCATCGTGACGAGCAGCACCGGCGTCGGCGGGTTCCCGCTCGAACGCGGCTACACCGTCGGCTTCCTGGTGCTCGCCGGTGCGATGTTCGTGGCCGCCCTGGCCTCGCTCCGCATCCCCGACATCCGCGCCGTCGACCAGGAGGCGGTCGAGGACTCCACCGACCTCGCCGACGAGCCGGCCGACGCGTCGCCGGCCGCCGTGCCCGTCACGTCACGCTGA
- the dnaB gene encoding replicative DNA helicase — MGPEPDDVPAGRVPPQDLPAEQSVLGAMLLSKMAIDPAADLLEGRDFYRPAHEAIFETIVDLAQRGEPADAITVSAELQRRGDLTRVGGAPYLHTLVAGVPIASNVDYYAEIVREKAILRRLIEVGQKIAGLGWAETGEIAEIVDRAQAEVLDVDGSSGTDDYRVISELMAQTIQEIDDIQSRDGDMAGLESGFPDLDKLTTGFRGGQMIVVAARPGVGKSTLGLDFCRAASIKNNVPSAIFSLEMSGAEIAMRLLSAEAKVAIHHMRGGGMTDRDWDSVSRVMPRVQGAPITIDDSPNMTMPEIRSKARRIQKAADGKLGLIVIDYLQLMTSGKKVENRQVEVSEFSRQIKLLAKEINVPVIAISQLNRGSEQRTDKTPQISDLRESGSIEQDADMVFLINRPDATSAGESERPGEADIIVAKNRSGPTNKVAVSFQGHYSRFTPMARDAEPSPGAAAGEFYGG; from the coding sequence ATGGGGCCTGAGCCCGACGACGTCCCCGCCGGACGCGTCCCGCCGCAGGACCTCCCGGCCGAGCAGAGCGTCCTGGGCGCCATGCTGCTCAGCAAGATGGCGATCGACCCGGCGGCCGACCTCCTCGAGGGCCGCGACTTCTACCGCCCCGCCCACGAGGCCATCTTCGAGACGATCGTCGACCTCGCCCAGCGCGGCGAGCCCGCCGACGCCATCACGGTCTCCGCCGAGCTGCAGCGCCGCGGCGACCTCACCCGCGTGGGCGGCGCCCCGTACCTGCACACGCTCGTGGCCGGCGTGCCCATCGCCTCCAACGTCGACTACTACGCCGAGATCGTCCGCGAGAAGGCCATCCTGCGCCGCCTCATCGAGGTCGGCCAGAAGATCGCCGGCCTCGGCTGGGCCGAGACCGGCGAGATCGCCGAGATCGTCGACCGCGCCCAGGCCGAGGTGCTCGACGTCGACGGCAGCAGCGGCACCGACGACTACCGGGTCATCTCCGAGCTGATGGCGCAGACCATCCAGGAGATCGACGACATCCAGAGCCGCGACGGCGACATGGCCGGCCTGGAGTCGGGGTTCCCCGACCTCGACAAGCTCACCACCGGCTTCCGTGGCGGCCAGATGATCGTCGTCGCCGCCCGGCCCGGCGTCGGCAAGAGCACCCTCGGGCTCGACTTCTGCCGCGCCGCCTCCATCAAGAACAACGTCCCGTCGGCCATCTTCAGCCTGGAGATGTCGGGCGCCGAGATCGCCATGCGTCTGCTCTCGGCCGAGGCCAAGGTCGCCATCCACCACATGCGCGGCGGCGGCATGACCGACCGCGACTGGGACTCGGTCAGCCGGGTCATGCCGCGGGTGCAGGGTGCGCCGATCACCATCGACGACTCGCCCAACATGACGATGCCCGAGATCCGGTCGAAGGCCCGGCGCATCCAGAAGGCGGCCGACGGCAAGCTGGGGCTCATCGTCATCGACTACCTGCAGCTCATGACGTCGGGCAAGAAGGTCGAGAACCGCCAGGTCGAGGTCTCGGAGTTCAGCCGCCAGATCAAGCTGCTGGCCAAGGAGATCAACGTCCCGGTGATCGCCATCAGCCAGCTGAACCGTGGCTCGGAGCAGCGCACCGACAAGACCCCGCAGATCTCCGACCTGCGCGAGTCCGGATCGATCGAGCAGGACGCCGACATGGTCTTCCTCATCAACCGGCCCGACGCCACGAGCGCGGGCGAGTCCGAGCGGCCCGGCGAGGCCGACATCATCGTGGCCAAGAACCGTTCCGGACCGACCAACAAGGTCGCCGTCAGCTTCCAGGGCCACTACTCGCGCTTCACCCCCATGGCTCGCGACGCCGAGCCGTCGCCCGGTGCTGCCGCAGGCGAGTTCTACGGCGGCTGA
- a CDS encoding MATE family efflux transporter, with translation MNKFGEQDRRIVAVAVPAFFALVSEPLMLLADTAIVGRLGTSELGGLAVASSVLLTVVGLCVFLAYGSTATVGRLHGAGQERAAYDGAAGGLWLAVGLGVVLGALVAATAGPVARGLGSSPEVEGHAVTYLVVSAAAVPAMLLVLAATGALRGVLDLRTPLVVTILANLLNIALNLLLVHGFDLGIGGSAAGTAIAQWAAALCLVAVVLRRARAAGSSGRPDVAGVVAAARQGVPLLARTATLRAALLLGTAVAATFGDAPLAAHQIATSLVSFLAFALDAVAIAGQTLTGRTLGAGDAEGTRALTRRMIVWGLGTGVVAAVLLLVLAPFVGGWFTPDATVHDALVPALVVVALVQPISGVVFVLDGVLIGAGDGVYLAWAGLAVLVAYAPLALLAGSLGAGLAWLWAAYGMFQLARLVTLWLRQRGDAWLVLGA, from the coding sequence GTGAACAAGTTTGGTGAACAAGATCGGCGCATCGTCGCGGTCGCCGTGCCCGCGTTCTTCGCGCTCGTCAGCGAACCCCTCATGCTGCTCGCCGACACGGCGATCGTCGGTCGGCTCGGCACCTCCGAGCTGGGTGGTCTGGCGGTCGCCTCCAGCGTGCTGCTCACCGTCGTCGGGCTCTGCGTCTTCCTCGCCTACGGCAGCACCGCCACCGTCGGTCGGCTGCACGGCGCGGGGCAGGAACGTGCAGCCTACGACGGTGCCGCCGGTGGGCTCTGGCTGGCCGTGGGACTCGGGGTGGTGCTCGGCGCCCTGGTCGCGGCGACGGCCGGACCCGTCGCCCGGGGTCTCGGCAGCTCGCCCGAGGTGGAGGGGCACGCCGTCACCTACCTGGTCGTGTCCGCGGCCGCGGTCCCGGCGATGCTGCTCGTGCTCGCGGCCACCGGCGCCCTGCGTGGCGTGCTCGACCTGCGCACGCCGCTCGTCGTGACGATCCTCGCCAACCTCCTGAACATCGCGCTGAACCTGCTGCTGGTGCACGGGTTCGACCTCGGCATCGGTGGCTCGGCCGCCGGCACCGCGATCGCCCAGTGGGCCGCGGCACTGTGTCTCGTCGCCGTGGTGCTGCGGCGCGCGCGGGCCGCCGGCTCCTCCGGACGCCCCGACGTCGCGGGCGTGGTCGCCGCGGCCCGTCAGGGGGTCCCGCTGCTCGCCCGCACGGCCACGCTGCGCGCGGCCCTGCTGCTCGGCACGGCCGTCGCGGCGACCTTCGGTGACGCACCCCTGGCCGCGCACCAGATCGCGACGTCCCTCGTGTCGTTCCTCGCCTTCGCGCTGGACGCCGTCGCGATCGCGGGGCAGACCCTCACCGGCCGCACCCTGGGCGCGGGTGACGCGGAGGGAACCCGTGCCCTGACCCGGCGCATGATCGTCTGGGGCCTCGGCACCGGCGTGGTCGCGGCGGTGCTGCTGCTCGTGCTCGCGCCGTTCGTCGGTGGCTGGTTCACCCCCGACGCCACCGTCCACGACGCGCTCGTGCCCGCCCTGGTCGTGGTCGCCCTGGTCCAGCCGATCTCCGGCGTGGTGTTCGTGCTCGACGGCGTGCTCATCGGCGCCGGCGACGGGGTCTACCTTGCCTGGGCGGGCCTCGCCGTGCTGGTCGCGTACGCCCCGCTCGCCCTGCTCGCCGGGTCGCTCGGCGCCGGGCTGGCCTGGCTGTGGGCGGCCTACGGCATGTTCCAGCTGGCCCGGCTCGTCACCCTGTGGCTCCGGCAGCGTGGTGACGCCTGGCTGGTCCTGGGGGCCTGA
- a CDS encoding siderophore-interacting protein translates to MPKLRRTTTTHLAVLRELEVVRVHDVTPGMRRLTVAGPALGERVVEGPDGQPVTLPAFTSPGFDDHVKVFVPPSGAERPVLPRQRPDGLDFTTEGVRPLGKDYTPRRVTPEEVELDFVRHGHGQAAGWAERVRPGDLAWIAGPTIGQAFPHGVDAFVVAGDETALPAIGRFLEELPPGVPAQVVVEVAGPQDEQDLMVREGVDVTWLHRGAGVEPGTTTLLADTVRALPWPAGDVYAWMAGESTAARDVRTHWRSDRRVPRDCLDVSGYWRR, encoded by the coding sequence GTGCCGAAGCTGAGACGGACCACGACCACCCACCTCGCGGTGCTCCGCGAGCTGGAGGTCGTCCGCGTCCACGACGTGACGCCGGGGATGCGTCGGCTCACGGTGGCCGGTCCGGCGCTCGGGGAGCGGGTCGTCGAGGGACCGGACGGGCAGCCGGTGACGCTGCCCGCGTTCACGTCACCCGGCTTCGACGACCACGTGAAGGTGTTCGTGCCGCCGTCGGGTGCCGAGCGTCCCGTCCTCCCGCGGCAGCGGCCCGACGGGCTCGACTTCACGACCGAGGGCGTGCGTCCGCTCGGCAAGGACTACACGCCCCGGCGGGTGACGCCTGAGGAGGTCGAGCTCGACTTCGTGCGCCACGGCCACGGGCAGGCGGCCGGCTGGGCCGAGCGGGTGCGTCCGGGCGACCTGGCGTGGATCGCCGGGCCCACGATCGGACAGGCGTTCCCGCACGGTGTGGACGCGTTCGTGGTCGCCGGAGACGAGACCGCCCTGCCGGCGATCGGACGGTTCCTGGAGGAGCTGCCGCCGGGGGTGCCCGCCCAGGTGGTGGTGGAGGTCGCGGGACCGCAGGACGAGCAGGATCTCATGGTCCGGGAGGGCGTCGACGTCACGTGGCTGCACCGCGGTGCGGGGGTGGAGCCGGGCACCACGACGCTCCTGGCCGACACCGTGCGCGCCCTCCCGTGGCCGGCCGGGGACGTGTACGCCTGGATGGCCGGTGAGTCCACCGCCGCGCGCGACGTGCGCACGCACTGGCGCTCCGACCGCCGCGTCCCCCGTGACTGCCTCGACGTCTCCGGCTACTGGCGCCGCTGA
- a CDS encoding ABC transporter family substrate-binding protein: MAGSILLVGGCSWFSGDTEQPEGATTQQAADTRTAWERADVADVEPGGTLRLAVAEQPTNFNPAHADAAGSEVERLLGPTSGNAVRITADGGWEVDPDYARDVEVVDEDPFTVRVRLNPDAVWQGGTAITARDMTAYWKALRGSDDAYQVASSDGWDDIEDVTTDDDPYEYEVEFEDRRPDWPLFVYPRLPANASSKPKTFNTGFVDRPTSSNGPFVVTSVDESTGTITQERNPRWWGEKPRLSKVVWRVAQPAVQAAAFDADELDVATLDAEGYDKVDEDRVQHAGGSQWSHLTVNAGRGALRDVEVRRAVAAALDREALAAAVATPVGAEPSTADSVLVLPGQAGYDEVAEPRKRDLAEARSLLEEAGYEVSGGEAPKATKDGDQLTLTLPVVGGSPSIAARAKSIAAQLAEVGIAVEVRSVEPDAFTADVLVPLDFDLLTFSWGPSLLGAEAARDRFRPITSTSNFTGVSSPAKPWNVARDAEDEDALVDALRDLEADLRKDAVVVPLAVTPSVVAVREGVVNVGATSFEQPQWTTVGFRAGD, encoded by the coding sequence GTGGCAGGTTCGATCCTGCTGGTCGGCGGCTGCTCGTGGTTCTCCGGCGACACCGAGCAGCCCGAGGGTGCGACCACGCAGCAGGCCGCCGACACCCGCACGGCGTGGGAGCGCGCCGACGTCGCCGACGTCGAGCCCGGCGGCACCCTGCGGCTGGCCGTCGCGGAGCAGCCCACGAACTTCAACCCCGCCCACGCCGACGCCGCCGGCAGCGAGGTCGAGCGCCTGCTGGGACCCACCAGCGGCAACGCCGTCCGCATCACCGCCGACGGCGGCTGGGAGGTCGACCCCGACTACGCGCGCGACGTCGAGGTCGTCGACGAGGACCCCTTCACGGTCCGGGTGCGGCTCAACCCCGACGCCGTGTGGCAGGGCGGCACCGCCATCACGGCCCGCGACATGACGGCCTACTGGAAGGCGCTGCGCGGCAGCGACGACGCCTACCAGGTCGCGAGCAGCGACGGCTGGGACGACATCGAGGACGTCACCACCGACGACGACCCGTACGAGTACGAGGTCGAGTTCGAGGACCGCCGGCCCGACTGGCCGCTGTTCGTCTACCCGCGCCTGCCCGCCAACGCCTCGTCGAAGCCCAAGACGTTCAACACCGGCTTCGTCGACCGGCCGACCTCGTCCAACGGTCCGTTCGTGGTCACCTCGGTCGACGAGTCCACCGGCACCATCACGCAGGAGCGCAACCCGCGGTGGTGGGGCGAGAAGCCTCGGCTGTCGAAGGTCGTGTGGCGGGTGGCCCAGCCCGCGGTGCAGGCGGCAGCCTTCGACGCCGACGAGCTCGACGTCGCGACCCTCGACGCCGAGGGCTACGACAAGGTCGACGAGGACCGGGTGCAGCACGCCGGCGGCTCGCAGTGGTCGCACCTGACCGTCAACGCCGGTCGCGGGGCGCTGCGCGACGTCGAGGTGCGTCGCGCCGTGGCGGCCGCGCTCGACCGCGAGGCCCTCGCCGCAGCCGTGGCCACCCCGGTCGGGGCCGAGCCCAGCACCGCCGACAGCGTGCTGGTCCTGCCCGGACAGGCCGGCTACGACGAGGTCGCCGAGCCACGGAAGCGCGACCTCGCCGAGGCCCGGTCGCTGCTCGAGGAGGCCGGCTACGAGGTCTCCGGCGGCGAAGCACCGAAGGCCACGAAGGACGGCGACCAGCTCACGCTGACCCTCCCCGTGGTGGGTGGCTCACCGTCCATCGCCGCCCGGGCCAAGAGCATCGCCGCGCAGCTGGCCGAGGTCGGCATCGCCGTCGAGGTGCGGTCGGTCGAGCCCGACGCCTTCACCGCCGACGTCCTCGTGCCGCTCGACTTCGACCTGCTCACCTTCAGCTGGGGCCCGTCGCTGCTCGGCGCCGAGGCCGCCCGCGACCGGTTCCGCCCGATCACCTCCACCTCCAACTTCACGGGCGTCTCGTCGCCGGCGAAGCCGTGGAACGTCGCCCGCGACGCCGAAGACGAGGACGCGCTCGTCGACGCCCTGCGCGACCTCGAGGCCGACCTGCGCAAGGACGCGGTCGTGGTGCCGCTGGCGGTCACGCCGTCGGTGGTCGCGGTGCGCGAGGGCGTGGTGAACGTCGGCGCCACCTCCTTCGAGCAGCCGCAGTGGACCACCGTGGGCTTCCGGGCCGGCGACTGA